One window of the Rhizobiaceae bacterium genome contains the following:
- a CDS encoding methyltransferase domain-containing protein produces MKPLQTSSGDVLADRRADYAEMLFASGDHAAAAELMLGALELAPDWSFGWFRLGEFHEAAGAAEAAKEAWRMAQKLDPADRVGAALKLRLAGEAVEASPSGFAETLFDQYARTFDESLVGKLGYRVPELLFAAIRDVHRQDFALALDLGCGTGLMGERLRPVAARLEGYDISAEMLRKADAKKVYDRLEKADLLTMNYSGPPADLVVAADVFMYLGALDSVVALARSMLRPTGLFAFSVERHESDEDFVLRASRRFAHSEDYVLDVLGWAKFEPVSLRTEIIRHDRGEGLEGLIVVARVGG; encoded by the coding sequence ATGAAGCCGCTGCAAACCTCATCCGGCGACGTGCTTGCCGACCGCCGCGCCGATTATGCCGAAATGCTGTTCGCTTCCGGCGACCATGCGGCGGCGGCGGAACTGATGCTCGGCGCGCTGGAACTGGCGCCCGACTGGTCGTTCGGCTGGTTCCGCCTCGGCGAGTTCCACGAGGCCGCCGGGGCGGCGGAGGCGGCGAAGGAAGCGTGGCGCATGGCGCAAAAGCTCGATCCGGCCGACCGGGTCGGGGCCGCGCTGAAACTGCGGCTTGCCGGCGAGGCGGTGGAAGCATCCCCGAGCGGTTTCGCCGAAACCCTGTTCGACCAGTATGCCAGGACGTTCGACGAGTCGCTTGTGGGAAAGCTCGGCTACCGGGTGCCGGAACTGCTGTTCGCGGCGATCCGCGATGTGCATCGGCAGGATTTCGCGCTTGCGCTCGATCTTGGCTGCGGCACCGGCCTGATGGGCGAGCGGCTGCGGCCTGTCGCCGCGCGGCTGGAAGGCTATGACATCTCGGCCGAAATGCTGCGCAAGGCGGATGCCAAGAAGGTCTATGACCGGCTCGAAAAGGCCGACCTGCTCACCATGAATTATTCCGGTCCGCCGGCCGATCTGGTCGTCGCGGCGGATGTGTTCATGTATCTTGGCGCGCTCGATTCCGTGGTGGCGCTGGCGCGCTCGATGCTGCGGCCGACGGGGCTTTTCGCCTTCTCGGTCGAGAGGCACGAGAGCGACGAGGATTTCGTGCTGCGCGCGTCCCGCAGGTTCGCGCATTCGGAAGACTATGTGCTGGACGTGCTTGGCTGGGCGAAGTTCGAGCCTGTTTCGCTCCGCACCGAGATCATCCGCCACGATCGCGGCGAGGGACTGGAGGGGCTGATCGTCGTGGCGCGGGTCGGCGGGTGA